A stretch of DNA from Streptococcus sp. NPS 308:
TCTTCCAAGACCCTATGACAAGTTTGGACCCAATCAATACAATTGGTAGCCAAATCACTGAAGTTATCGTTAAACACCAAGGAAAAACAGCCAAGGAAGCCAAAGAGATGGCAATCGACTATATGAACAAGGTCGGAATCCCAGATGCTGAAAAACGTTTTGAAGAGTATCCTTTCCAGTATTCTGGAGGGATGCGCCAACGTATCGTTATTGCGATTGCCCTTGCCTGTCGTCCAGATATCTTGATCTGTGACGAGCCGACAACGGCCCTTGATGTAACCATTCAAGCCCAAATCATTGATTTGCTTAAAACTTTACAGAACGAGTACCACTTTACCATTATCTTTATCACCCATGACCTTGGTGTGGTAGCAAGTATTGCGGATAAGGTAGCGGTTATGTATGCTGGTGAAATTGTAGAATACGGTACTGTTGAGGAAGTCTTCTACGATCCACGTCATCCATATACTTGGAGTCTCTTGTCTAGCTTGCCACAGCTTGCTGATGATAAAGGGGAATTGTACTCTATCCCAGGAACACCACCGTCTCTTTATACTGAGTTGAAAGGTGATGCCTTTGCCCTTCGTTCAGATTATGCTATGCAAATTGACTTTGAACAAAAAGCACCTCAGTTTTCAGTTAGTGATACCCACTGGGCTAAGACTTGGTTGCTTCATGAGAATGCTCCTAAAGTTGAAAAACCTGGGGTCATCGCAGATTTGCATGACAAGATTCGTGATAAAATGGGCTTTGCTCATCTAGAAGACTAGGAGGAAGGAAATGTCTGAAAAATTAGTAGAAATTAAAGATTTAGAAATTTCCTTCGGTGAAGGAAGTAAGAAGTTTGTCGCGGTTAAAAACGCCAACTTCTTTATCAACAAGGGAGAAACTTTCTCTCTTGTAGGAGAGTCTGGTAGTGGGAAAACAACGATTGGTCGTGCTATTATTGGTCTAAATAATACCAGTAAAGGTGAAATCATCTTTGATGGTCATAAGATCAATGGAAAAAAATCTCATAAGGAATCCTCAGACTTGATCCGTCGTATCCAGATGATTTTCCAGGACCCTGCAGCCAGCTTGAATGAGCGTGCGACGGTTGACTATATCATCTCTGAAGGTCTTTACAACTATCACTTGTTTAAAGATGAAGAAGACCGAAAAGAAAAAGTTCAAAAGATGATCCATGAAGTTGGGCTTTTGAAAGAACACCTGACCCGTTATCCACACGAGTTTTCTGGTGGTCAACGCCAGCGTATCGGGATTGCTCGTGCCCTTGTGATGGAACCTGATTTCGTTATTGCGGATGAGCCAATCTCTGCCTTGGACGTATCTGTTCGTGCGCAAGTTTTGAACTTGCTCAAGAAGTTTCAAAAAGAGTTGGGCTTGACTTATCTCTTTATCGCCCATGACTTGTCAGTTGTTCGCTTTATCTCAGATCGTATCGCAGTTATCTATAAGGGAGTTATCGTCGAAGTTGCGGAGACAGAGGAGTTGTTTAACAATCCTGTCCACCCATATACTCAGGCGCTTCTATCTGCTGTACCGATTCCAGATCCAATCTTGGAACGCAAGAAAGTCTTGAAAGTTTACGACCCTGACCAACATGACTATGAGACAGACAAGCCATCTATGGTGGAAATTTGTCCAGGTCACTATGTTTGGGCAAATCAAGCAGAACTTGCTCGTTACAAGGAAGCTCTTAAAAAATAATTAGATTCGGAGAGGACCAAAAGGTCTTCTCATTTTTAATTTTTTCAATGAAACAATCTGGGGAGAGAAATATTTTAAAAAGTGCTGAAAAAGGCTTGACAAAGGGATTGGGGGGAGATATACTTAATGTGATAAATTTTAAATAATGAGGAGACACAAGATGTCAAGAATAAAGCGTTATAAACATGATCGAAAAAAAGCTATCAAGCTAGAGAAACTTGCTTTGCTTGGTCTAGCAGCTGTGACGGTTGGTCTGGCTGGAGCAAGCCTTGCACAGGCAGAGGAAACGGTAGCAGAAACACCAAAAACCCTAGTTGATACCCCAGAAGCTAAGGAAAAGGAGCAAACAGCAGAAAAGAATACGGACTCTACTAAGGAAACTTCTAATCAACTACCAGATAAAGAAAAGAAGATAGTTGAGGGAGAGAAACCTGCTTTGCAAACAGTCACCTTTGATGTGGTTGAAGTATATCACTATTTCCAAGCTGGTGGTCGAGGGACTGATGAATTGTCCCGAAAAACAATCACTCTCAAGCCAGGAGAAAGCTACACCTTAAAGGCCAATACCTATAAGGATTTTGAGCTTGATGATTATAAGAAAGGCTATGATTATAAGGAAAATCTTAAGAATATCGGCAGAACCATAACCAATGACGGCTCTGAGCAAATCCAAGAGGAGTATATCATCACCTTCAAAGAAATTATCAGAGAGGTTCCAAACCCTACAGACTCGACCAGCCCAGATATTTATGCTAGTAAGATAAGCCATGATACAACCGTGATGGTATATCATCTTATAGATTGGGATGAGCAGAATTGGAAAGGACAGAGAGGGTTGACGAGAACTTATAGACTTCCCCTCGGGAAACGTTTTGACCCTAAAGACCTTGTAAATCCTGCATATGGAACCTTGTTGAAGTATAGAGTGTCTGATACTGCTGTAGGGGTTGTAGCAGCACGTGTATACTACAAATCTCACCCCAAAGAGACCCTCGTTTCCCCTACAAGCAATGTTTCTGTTTCTCTAACAGGAGCAGATGTTGCAGCGGTTGATAAGATTGTTGCGGACAAGGTTTTAGATACCACTATTCTGGCTAAACTCCCAGCAGAACTTCCAGCCAAAAATGTTGAACTTTACGATGTTAAGACTCAAAAGGCAGATGGTAGTTTTGTACAAATTTCAGGAGAAGCAACTGTAACGATACCTGTGGATCCTAGTCGTAAAGTAGGAAAGGTTATCTACTTCTTACCAGAAACAGGAGCAGTTGAGGAACTGCCGTTTGAATTGAGTGCTGATGGAAAATATGTTCATTTCAAAGTTTCTCACTTCTCAAATTATGGGGTTGTTTATCAATCTCAAAACACTGAGAAACCAAATCCACAGCCAGATCCAGCACCACAGCCGAACCCAGCACCGCAACCAGATCCAGCACCGCAGCCGAATCCTGCACCGCAACCAGATCCAGCACCGCAGCCGAATCCTGCACCTCAACCAGATCCAGCACCACAGCCGAATCCGGCACCGCAACCAGATTCAGCACCACAGCCGAATCCTGCACCGCAACCAGATTCTACACCACAGCCGAATCCTGCACCACAACCGGAACTAAACCTGAAACCTCAGGATAATGGTAAGAATAAGGATTCTAGGAGTCTGTCTGAGGGGACGAAAAAAATTGAAGATGTGAAGTCTGATCCATCTAAGAAAGAAATAGAAAAGACTGAAGATAAAGAAAAAGCTTTACCAAAAACAGGAGAAAGTAGTAGTCTTTTAGGCCCAGTTGGAGCAGTATTACTAGGAATGATGACGCTCTTTAAATTCTCTTTCAAGAAGAAAAGAAACTAGTGTTTATTAAAAAAGTTGAATAAAACCTTCATGCTCTGTTAAACTATGGGGATGGCTTATATACTAAAACGCATAAAATCAGGTTAAAAGTAGCCATAATTTTATGCGTTTTTACTATTTAAAGAGTTTCATCTAGTTTCGTTTATATTTCTATTAACGTTTAGACCAGGTACGTTTCATAAAGAGTAGCAAAATTGGGTATATCTCTAAGCGACCCGCAATCATTGCAAATGAGAGCAGGAGTTTAGAGATGGGACTGAAGATGGCAAAACTCGATGTTGTACCTAGAATTGGTCCGATATTGTTAAAACAGCTAAAGACAGCGCTGGTCACGACCAGGAAATCATTGCTGTCTAGGCTGACAATAAAGATAAGTGTTAGCAAAATCATAGCATAGATGACAAAGTACTTGAGAATCTTATGCTGGGTATCCTTGTCAATCACCGTTTTATTCACATGGAGGGTCAAAACACGGTGAGGAGATAAGATGGACAGAATCTGATTTTTAGCAATTTTTGTAAGGATAAGTCCACGGATAATTTTGAGACCACCTGCTGTTGACCCAGCTGAGCCACCGATTGCCATAAGGAAGAGGAGGATAAACTGGGAGAAAAGGGGCCAGTTGGTAATATCTCCGTAACCAAATCCCGTTGTCGTAATGATATTGGATACTTGGAAGAGAGCCATCTCAAAACTCTTAGAGACACCTTGGTAAAGGTGGAGGGTGTTGAGGGTGATCAAACCGGTAGACACCAGAACAATAATGACATAAGCCCGCAGTTCTTCATCTCCAAAGAAGGCCTTGACCCGACGGAGCATGAGGAAGTAATAGAGGTTAAAATTGACACCGAAAACCAGAACGCCAAAACTGACAAGATAGGTAATCAGGGAACTGCCGTAGTGGGCGATTCCATCATTGTAGACGGTGAATCCCCCCGTTCCTGCTGTTCCCATAGCGATGACAAAGCTATCAAACAAGGGCATACCTGCTAGATAGTAGATGACAACAAAGAGGGAGAAGAGCCCTAGGTAAAGTAGATAGAGAATCTGGGCAGTATTTTTCAGTTTGGATACAACCTTACCAAAGACAGGACCAGGGACCTCTGCTTTCATCACCTCTAAGTGACTATTCTTAGCATTGTCCATAATAGCAAGTGCGAAAACAAGCACTCCCATCCCTCCGATCAAGTGGGTGAAACTTCGCCAGAAGAGGAGGGAACGACTGAGAACGGAAACATCTGTTAGGATAGTAGCACCAGTCGTTGTAAAACCAGAGCTGATCTCGAAAAATGCATCGATGATGCTGGGAATTTGTCCTGAAAAGACAAAGGGTAAGCCACCAAAGAAAGACCAGAGTATCCAACAGAGGGCAACGATTAAGACACCCTCCTTGGCATAAATCCGTTGATTTTTTGGTTTTCGTAGGACTCCCACCCCACCGAGAAGGACTAAAATTCCAATTGTAGTAAAAAGAGCTGTAAATACTTGGCTGGACTCTCGGTAATAGGTCGCTACGCTGACAGGAACTAGTAGGAGAACAGCCTCGATCAAGAGAAGTTTGGAGAGGAGGTAACGAATCATACTTTTATTCATTTCTTACCTCTCAATCAAATCATAAATTTTGGTGATATTTGGTAGCAGGGTGGTTACCAGTAATTGGTCTCCGACCTCTAGCGTATCCTCTCCGGTCGGGAAGATTGTTTTTCCTTTTCGAATAATGGCTGCGATGAGAATACCCTTCTTCAATTTCAGATGAGAAAGAGGCTTGGCAGTCATTTTATTAGCTTCCTTGATATGGAATTGTAGGGTTTCAATCTGGCCGTTTGCAAGATGGTGCATGGCTTGAAGGTCTGAGTATTGGGCGTTAACCCGTCCTCGGATAAAGTGCATAATGGTATCCACTGCGATGATTTTTGGCGTGATGATACTTGAAAAATCAGGCGCATGGATAATTTCTAGGAGACTGGTCCGGTTGACCTTGGTGATGTTTTTCTGGACGCCAACACGGTCAAGGAACATGGAGGTGATGATGTTTTCTTCGTCCACCCCAGTTAAGGTTGCGACCGCATCGTAGTGAGGAGCACTTTCTTCTAGTAAGATATCTTTGGCTGTCCCATCTCCCTGAACGATATAGAGATTTGGGAATTTTTCACTAAAGAAACGGGCTCTTTCAGGATTGATTTCGATAACCTTGGTGTCAATTCGGCTGTCTTTCAAGATGCCGACGAGATAGTAGGCAATTTTTCCTGCTCCGATAATCAGAAAGCTCTTAACAGTCCGAGCTTTAAAATGATTGTGCAGGCGCATCATATCGACCCGATTTCCTGTAACAAAGATGCGATCCTTATCTTGAAGGGTCATCTCACCACCTGGAATGATCAACTCATGGTTGCGCTCCAAAGCACACACAATCACATCAAATTTTTTCCGAAATTCTGAAATGGGCATCTGGCAAAGACCGCTAGCATCTTTGACAACAAACTCCATCAAGCTAACTCGACCTCCAGCGAAACGTTCGACCGAAAGGGCACTTGGGAAGTCAACAATATTCCCAATAGCACGAGCAGCCAGAAGCTCAGGATTGACAATGAGAGAAAATCCAAGAATATTTTTTTCCTTAAAATAGGAGTTGGAGTACTCTGGATTTCGAACCCGAACGATGGTTTCTTTAGCTCCCATTTTTTTGGCAAGAACTGCTGAAATCATGTTCACTTCATCGTGTTCGGTTAGTGCGATAAAGATATCACACTCTTGAACACCGGCTTGCTCTAAGATAGTAAAGTCGGCACCATTTCCAAGGAGGCCCATGATGTCAAAGCGACTGACAATATGGTTCAGTACAGCTTCATTTTGCTCGATGAGGACAACATCATGGTTTTCCGCAACTAGTGAACGACAGAGGGCAAAACCAACTTTCCCTCCACCAACAAGGACAATTTTCATATAAAAACCTACTTTTTCATGATGTAACTATCATACCCTTTTTTAGCAAAAAATGCACTTGCCAAGCCAATTTTTGCGGGAAGAAAGAACTTTTTCACGTTTTTGAAGATAAATATGCTTATCTTCTATAAAAATGTCTCTCAGATGAAGTGATTTCACTCTCTTGGTAAGGCTATTCTGAAAGTGAATGTCCGAGTATGAAAATATCATTAAAAAAAGTAAAAAATTCAAGTCGTTTCTATTGACATTGGTTCTGAAAGTGTTATACTAAGAAAGTAGTTTCGCTGATTTACTTCAAACCTGTTGTGAGGTAAGTTAACGACGCCTTAACCACGCTGTTTGCTGAGCTTGACTCCGGGCAGTGTGGCTATTTTTTTGCAATGATAAAAGGAAGCCAATTATGACAAATCACATTGTTTTATTTGAACCTCAGATTCCACAAAATACGGGCAACATCGCGCGTACTTGCGCTGCGACCAATTCTCCCCTCCACATCATCAAACCAATGGGTTTTCCCATTGATGATCGCAAGATGAAGCGGGCTGGTTTGGATTATTGGGATAAGTTAGAGATTCATTTTTATGATAACTTGGCAGACTTTATGTCTCAGATAAAAGGGCAAGTCTATCTGATTTCGAAATTTGCGGAAAAGGTCTATTCTGAGGCGAATTTGGCAAGTGGTGAAGATCAGTATTTTCTCTTCGGACGTGAAGATAAGGGGTTGCCAGAGGACTTTATGCGTGAACATCCTGAGAAAGCTCTCCGTATTCCTATGAACGATGAACATGTCCGCAGTCTCAATGTTTCGAATACCGTATGCATGATTGTTTATGAGGCTCTTCGTCAGCAACATTTTGCTGGTTTAGAGCTCGTTCACACCTATGAAGCGGATAAATTGAAATAAACAAAATGCTTGCACTTGCAAGCGTTTTTTGTTATGATTAAAGGGTCTTCAGGGCTGGGTGTAATTCCCGACCGGCGGTGACTTTAATACTCTTCGAAAATCCAATTCAAACCACGTCAGCTTCGCCTTGCCGTACTCAAGTACAGCCTGCGACTAGCTTCCTAGTTTGTTCTTTGATTTTCATTGAGTATCATTAGGAAAAATTTTTCCTTTAAAACTTTGTTGACAAGTTTTGCCTAACTGTAAGTTATGCCTACAGCTTGTCGCCTAGTCTAAAAGAAAAACCTCTATTTCCTTCCCTTAAAGAAGTCCGCGAGCGCAAGCTGATGTGGTGCGATTCCACAACCGACAGTATAGTCTGGATGGGAGAAGACGAAAGAATAGCTTTGTCTGTTCGGATGAGTTTATAGATAAATTGCAACCGCTTGCTCAAAAGAGTGAGGGGGAACTTTTGGGATATAAAAAGTGAGAATAGATAGAGGGATCCTTTCCAACTTCTTCTGATTTTATAGAAAATTGGAGGAACCTGTTATGACAAACACACGTCGACTTTCGACCATTGCGATTTTATCAGCCATTTCATTTGTGCTGATGTACTTTGACTTTCCGCTCTTGCCAGCGGCGACCTTCCTCAAGATCGAGTTTAGTATCTTGCCAGTCCTTGTGGGCTTGGTGGTGATGGATTTGCCTGCTGCTCTCGGGATTCTCTTGTTGCGATCACTCTTGAAGTTGCTTCTCAATAGCCAGGGAGTGAATACTTACATTGGCTTGCCAATGAATATCGTAGCCTTGGGAGTTTTTGTTATCGCTTTTGGTTTGATTTGGAAAAAGGAACGCAGCACCCTTCGTTTCCTACTAGCATCTCTAGCGGGAACTGTCGGCTTGACTGCTGCTATGTTGATTCTCAACTATGTCTATGCTGTTCCTTTGTACGCGAAGTTTGCCAACTTTGATATTGGAAAAATTTTGGGACTTTCCAACTACCTAATGACTATGGTATTACCTTTTAACTTGATTGAAGGTATCATCTTTGCCGTTTCATTCTGGTTGTTATATGTCCTCTTGAAACCAACCTTAAAACATTATGAGAGATAAACAAACATTTTTAATGAAGGGCAGTTTTGCCCTTTTACTTTTCGTCCTTCTTGGCTATATGGTCAAGTTTTACCCCGAAATGCTGGTCGGTTTTGATCAACCGATTCAGACTGCTCTTCGTGGGGACTTGCCAGATTATTTGACAGATTTGTTCCGTGCCCTTACGCATTTGATTGATATCCCAGTGATTATCACCTGGGTTGCCATCGCAACCTTTATCTTTTATCGTAAGCAGTGGAAGATAGAAAGCTACTTCATGGCGGGCAATCTAACCTTAGCCGGTCTTTTGATCGTGACCTTTAAAAATATTTACCAGCGCCCACGACCAACTATCTTACACTTGGTAGAGGAGAAGGGATTTTCCTTCCCA
This window harbors:
- a CDS encoding ABC transporter ATP-binding protein, which encodes MTKESNVILTARDIVVEFDVRDKVLTAIRGVSLDLIEGEVLALVGESGSGKSVLTKTFTGMLEDNGRIAQGSIDYRGQDLTALTSNKEWEKIRGAKIATIFQDPMTSLDPINTIGSQITEVIVKHQGKTAKEAKEMAIDYMNKVGIPDAEKRFEEYPFQYSGGMRQRIVIAIALACRPDILICDEPTTALDVTIQAQIIDLLKTLQNEYHFTIIFITHDLGVVASIADKVAVMYAGEIVEYGTVEEVFYDPRHPYTWSLLSSLPQLADDKGELYSIPGTPPSLYTELKGDAFALRSDYAMQIDFEQKAPQFSVSDTHWAKTWLLHENAPKVEKPGVIADLHDKIRDKMGFAHLED
- a CDS encoding ATP-binding cassette domain-containing protein; the encoded protein is MSEKLVEIKDLEISFGEGSKKFVAVKNANFFINKGETFSLVGESGSGKTTIGRAIIGLNNTSKGEIIFDGHKINGKKSHKESSDLIRRIQMIFQDPAASLNERATVDYIISEGLYNYHLFKDEEDRKEKVQKMIHEVGLLKEHLTRYPHEFSGGQRQRIGIARALVMEPDFVIADEPISALDVSVRAQVLNLLKKFQKELGLTYLFIAHDLSVVRFISDRIAVIYKGVIVEVAETEELFNNPVHPYTQALLSAVPIPDPILERKKVLKVYDPDQHDYETDKPSMVEICPGHYVWANQAELARYKEALKK
- a CDS encoding LPXTG cell wall anchor domain-containing protein; amino-acid sequence: MSRIKRYKHDRKKAIKLEKLALLGLAAVTVGLAGASLAQAEETVAETPKTLVDTPEAKEKEQTAEKNTDSTKETSNQLPDKEKKIVEGEKPALQTVTFDVVEVYHYFQAGGRGTDELSRKTITLKPGESYTLKANTYKDFELDDYKKGYDYKENLKNIGRTITNDGSEQIQEEYIITFKEIIREVPNPTDSTSPDIYASKISHDTTVMVYHLIDWDEQNWKGQRGLTRTYRLPLGKRFDPKDLVNPAYGTLLKYRVSDTAVGVVAARVYYKSHPKETLVSPTSNVSVSLTGADVAAVDKIVADKVLDTTILAKLPAELPAKNVELYDVKTQKADGSFVQISGEATVTIPVDPSRKVGKVIYFLPETGAVEELPFELSADGKYVHFKVSHFSNYGVVYQSQNTEKPNPQPDPAPQPNPAPQPDPAPQPNPAPQPDPAPQPNPAPQPDPAPQPNPAPQPDSAPQPNPAPQPDSTPQPNPAPQPELNLKPQDNGKNKDSRSLSEGTKKIEDVKSDPSKKEIEKTEDKEKALPKTGESSSLLGPVGAVLLGMMTLFKFSFKKKRN
- a CDS encoding TrkH family potassium uptake protein; the encoded protein is MNKSMIRYLLSKLLLIEAVLLLVPVSVATYYRESSQVFTALFTTIGILVLLGGVGVLRKPKNQRIYAKEGVLIVALCWILWSFFGGLPFVFSGQIPSIIDAFFEISSGFTTTGATILTDVSVLSRSLLFWRSFTHLIGGMGVLVFALAIMDNAKNSHLEVMKAEVPGPVFGKVVSKLKNTAQILYLLYLGLFSLFVVIYYLAGMPLFDSFVIAMGTAGTGGFTVYNDGIAHYGSSLITYLVSFGVLVFGVNFNLYYFLMLRRVKAFFGDEELRAYVIIVLVSTGLITLNTLHLYQGVSKSFEMALFQVSNIITTTGFGYGDITNWPLFSQFILLFLMAIGGSAGSTAGGLKIIRGLILTKIAKNQILSILSPHRVLTLHVNKTVIDKDTQHKILKYFVIYAMILLTLIFIVSLDSNDFLVVTSAVFSCFNNIGPILGTTSSFAIFSPISKLLLSFAMIAGRLEIYPILLLFMKRTWSKR
- the trkA gene encoding Trk system potassium transporter TrkA → MKIVLVGGGKVGFALCRSLVAENHDVVLIEQNEAVLNHIVSRFDIMGLLGNGADFTILEQAGVQECDIFIALTEHDEVNMISAVLAKKMGAKETIVRVRNPEYSNSYFKEKNILGFSLIVNPELLAARAIGNIVDFPSALSVERFAGGRVSLMEFVVKDASGLCQMPISEFRKKFDVIVCALERNHELIIPGGEMTLQDKDRIFVTGNRVDMMRLHNHFKARTVKSFLIIGAGKIAYYLVGILKDSRIDTKVIEINPERARFFSEKFPNLYIVQGDGTAKDILLEESAPHYDAVATLTGVDEENIITSMFLDRVGVQKNITKVNRTSLLEIIHAPDFSSIITPKIIAVDTIMHFIRGRVNAQYSDLQAMHHLANGQIETLQFHIKEANKMTAKPLSHLKLKKGILIAAIIRKGKTIFPTGEDTLEVGDQLLVTTLLPNITKIYDLIER
- a CDS encoding tRNA (cytidine(34)-2'-O)-methyltransferase yields the protein MTNHIVLFEPQIPQNTGNIARTCAATNSPLHIIKPMGFPIDDRKMKRAGLDYWDKLEIHFYDNLADFMSQIKGQVYLISKFAEKVYSEANLASGEDQYFLFGREDKGLPEDFMREHPEKALRIPMNDEHVRSLNVSNTVCMIVYEALRQQHFAGLELVHTYEADKLK
- a CDS encoding ECF transporter S component — encoded protein: MTNTRRLSTIAILSAISFVLMYFDFPLLPAATFLKIEFSILPVLVGLVVMDLPAALGILLLRSLLKLLLNSQGVNTYIGLPMNIVALGVFVIAFGLIWKKERSTLRFLLASLAGTVGLTAAMLILNYVYAVPLYAKFANFDIGKILGLSNYLMTMVLPFNLIEGIIFAVSFWLLYVLLKPTLKHYER
- a CDS encoding phosphatase PAP2 family protein, translating into MRDKQTFLMKGSFALLLFVLLGYMVKFYPEMLVGFDQPIQTALRGDLPDYLTDLFRALTHLIDIPVIITWVAIATFIFYRKQWKIESYFMAGNLTLAGLLIVTFKNIYQRPRPTILHLVEEKGFSFPSGHSLAVTLMVGTLIVILSQRIKDPVWRKIVQIVLGLYLVSVLVSRVYLGVHYPSDVLASLCVGLGVLFIEFPFYDKLRFQWRFKGKQK